The proteins below are encoded in one region of bacterium:
- the kdpC gene encoding K(+)-transporting ATPase subunit C: protein MSTIVRELRVAIWATVSLTVLLCGVYPLLVWGLAQALFPRQANGSLVYGAHGQVVGSGLLAQAFTSSRYFHSRPSAAGNGYDAANSGGSNLGPLSQKLDSLVAERVAAYRAENNLPVSVLIPVDAVTASGSGLDPHISVANARLQAVRVAQARGLNEAVVRRLIYENTQGPQWGILGEAGVNVLKVNLALDRIP from the coding sequence ATGAGTACCATTGTGCGTGAACTGCGGGTCGCGATATGGGCGACGGTCAGCCTGACTGTGCTTCTGTGCGGCGTGTATCCGCTTCTCGTGTGGGGACTGGCCCAGGCGTTGTTTCCACGTCAGGCAAACGGCAGCCTTGTCTACGGAGCGCACGGACAAGTTGTGGGTTCAGGATTACTGGCACAGGCGTTCACGTCTTCGCGGTATTTTCATTCCCGTCCGTCCGCTGCAGGCAACGGTTACGATGCGGCCAATTCCGGTGGGAGCAACCTCGGACCCCTGTCGCAGAAACTGGACTCGCTGGTTGCAGAACGCGTCGCCGCTTATCGCGCGGAGAATAATCTTCCGGTATCTGTTTTGATTCCCGTGGATGCGGTTACGGCCTCAGGCAGCGGTCTTGATCCGCACATCAGCGTGGCCAATGCGCGGCTTCAGGCGGTACGCGTGGCACAGGCGCGCGGCCTGAACGAGGCCGTCGTCCGGCGGCTGATCTACGAGAATACGCAAGGCCCGCAATGGGGCATTCT
- the kdpB gene encoding potassium-transporting ATPase subunit KdpB yields MFLKDAYIKPAFWSALRKLSPREQARNPVMFVTEVGAMVTTLAPLLGWTDGEPVAFTIQIALWLWFTVLFANFAESLAESRGKAQADALRKSRAQTVANRLDSGGREEQVSSELLRKGDIVRVRAGEVIPADGEVIDGAAMVNESAITGESAPVVRESGGDRSSVTGGTTVLSDSILIAVAANPGESLMDRMIALVEGARRQKTPNELALTILLSALTLVFLLVVVTLKPFGLYSGIRFSVTVLTALLVCLIPTTIGGLLSAIGIAGIDRLSRKNVLAVSGRSVEAAGDVDVLLLDKTGTITLGNREATEFIPAPGVTVTDLAEVAQLASLADETPEGRSIVVLAKEHGFRARSLHDMPGLAFVPFSAKTRMSGVDAPDLVIRKGAADSIRAMSDGHYPAAVDEIVSRIAREGGTPIVVSRNQQVMGVVYLKDIVKTGLPDRFARLRAMGIKTVMITGDNPLTAATIAQEAGVDDYLAEATPEDKLALIRREQAKGHLVAMTGDGTNDAPALAQADVGVAMNTGTQAAKEAGNMVDLDSNPTKLIEVVETGKQLLITRGALTTFSIANDVAKYFAIIPAMLMGTFAVMAPLNVMRLASPYSAILSAVVFNALIIIALTPLALRGVRFRPSSAAVILRRNLAIYGFGGVVAPFAGIKLIDLFINALHVV; encoded by the coding sequence ATGTTTCTGAAGGACGCGTATATCAAGCCCGCGTTCTGGTCGGCGCTCCGCAAGTTGAGTCCGCGCGAGCAGGCGCGCAACCCGGTGATGTTCGTCACCGAAGTCGGCGCCATGGTCACGACGCTCGCGCCGTTGCTCGGCTGGACGGACGGCGAGCCTGTTGCGTTCACAATTCAAATTGCCCTCTGGCTCTGGTTCACGGTTCTCTTTGCCAACTTCGCCGAATCCCTCGCGGAGAGCCGCGGCAAAGCACAGGCGGATGCCTTGCGCAAATCGCGAGCACAGACCGTTGCCAATCGGCTGGACTCCGGCGGCCGCGAGGAGCAAGTTTCCTCGGAGTTGCTCCGTAAGGGAGACATTGTCCGCGTTCGTGCGGGCGAAGTGATTCCCGCTGACGGCGAAGTGATCGACGGCGCGGCGATGGTCAACGAATCTGCCATTACCGGCGAATCCGCACCGGTCGTACGCGAGTCCGGCGGTGACCGCAGTTCCGTGACCGGTGGCACCACGGTGCTCTCGGACAGCATTCTCATAGCCGTCGCGGCCAACCCCGGCGAAAGTCTGATGGATCGGATGATTGCACTGGTGGAAGGCGCGCGCCGGCAAAAGACGCCAAACGAGCTTGCCTTGACCATCTTGCTCTCGGCATTAACGCTGGTGTTTCTGCTGGTAGTGGTAACACTGAAACCGTTCGGATTATACTCCGGGATCCGGTTCTCGGTCACCGTTTTGACGGCGCTCCTCGTATGTCTGATTCCGACAACTATCGGCGGACTCCTCAGCGCCATCGGCATCGCGGGTATCGACCGCCTCTCCCGCAAGAACGTGCTCGCCGTGAGCGGCCGTTCGGTTGAGGCGGCCGGCGACGTGGATGTGCTGCTGCTCGACAAGACTGGAACCATTACTCTGGGAAATCGCGAGGCCACGGAGTTCATTCCCGCACCGGGAGTCACCGTCACTGACCTTGCGGAGGTTGCCCAACTTGCCTCGCTGGCCGATGAGACGCCGGAAGGCCGAAGCATTGTCGTGCTTGCCAAGGAACACGGTTTTCGTGCGCGCAGCCTGCACGATATGCCGGGTCTGGCCTTTGTGCCCTTCAGCGCAAAGACCCGCATGAGCGGCGTGGATGCCCCCGATCTGGTCATCCGCAAGGGAGCCGCCGATTCGATTCGGGCCATGTCCGACGGCCATTATCCCGCAGCCGTTGATGAAATCGTCTCCCGTATCGCGCGCGAGGGCGGAACACCGATTGTGGTTTCCCGCAACCAACAGGTGATGGGCGTTGTCTACCTGAAAGACATTGTCAAGACCGGGCTTCCCGACCGCTTTGCCCGGCTGCGCGCCATGGGCATCAAAACCGTAATGATCACCGGCGACAACCCGCTGACCGCCGCCACCATTGCCCAAGAAGCCGGTGTGGATGATTACCTCGCCGAAGCTACGCCCGAGGACAAGCTGGCCCTTATCAGGCGCGAACAGGCGAAAGGCCACCTTGTAGCCATGACCGGTGACGGCACCAATGATGCTCCGGCTCTTGCGCAGGCGGACGTGGGTGTAGCGATGAATACCGGCACGCAGGCGGCCAAAGAAGCCGGAAACATGGTGGACCTCGACTCCAACCCCACGAAGCTGATCGAGGTTGTCGAAACAGGCAAGCAGCTCCTCATCACCCGCGGCGCTCTGACCACCTTCAGCATTGCCAATGATGTCGCCAAATATTTCGCCATCATCCCGGCGATGCTGATGGGCACCTTTGCGGTCATGGCCCCGCTGAATGTCATGCGGCTCGCCAGCCCATACAGTGCCATCCTGAGTGCCGTCGTCTTCAATGCCCTGATCATCATCGCTCTGACGCCGCTGGCATTGCGTGGAGTTCGCTTCCGTCCGAGTAGCGCAGCCGTGATCCTGCGGCGTAACCTTGCCATCTACGGTTTCGGTGGAGTCGTCGCCCCATTCGCCGGGATCAAGCTGATAGACCTTTTTATCAACGCTCTGCATGTGGTGTGA
- the kdpA gene encoding potassium-transporting ATPase subunit KdpA gives MNGSGWIQLLLYVGLLALLTKPAGAYLCRVLTPDGRTHLEPVLGPVERLLYRIFRVDAQSEQDWKQYSLSLLMFSLAGMMVTYAILRLQNALPLNSQHLAAVGNHLSFNTAASFTTNTNWQSYAGEAVMSYFSQMVALASHNFFSAAVGIAVAAALVRGISRATAKTIGNFWVDLVRVNLYLLLPGSLMLALMLVSQGMIQNFKPYAMATVVQTTAADSSTAPVQSIVQGPMASQVAIKMLGTNGGGYTNANASHPYENPTPLSNFLQMLSIFLIPAGLTYYLGRMVKSQQHGWAVWIAMALLFLGGVFVAWHTEAGGNPRLSALGIDPAGGNMEGKEVRFGIFNSALFATITTDASCGAVNATHDSFTPLGGLVPLFNIQLGEVVFGGVGSGLYGMLLYVILAIFIAGLMVGRTPEYLGKKIGASEVKLAAIGILVPVVSTLGLTAWAVMTKWGVAGLNNSGPHGLAEILYAFSSGTGNNGSAFAGLATNTPWYNTLLGLAMLAGRFMIIVPVLALAGNLAARKSVPLGPGSFPVTGPTFILLLIGTVVIVGALTFLPVLALGPVLEHFQMMHTAILY, from the coding sequence ATGAACGGATCAGGTTGGATTCAACTGCTGCTCTATGTCGGGCTCCTCGCACTTCTGACGAAACCGGCCGGAGCGTATCTGTGCCGCGTGCTCACGCCGGACGGTCGCACCCATCTGGAGCCGGTACTCGGGCCGGTTGAGCGGCTGCTCTATCGGATCTTCCGGGTTGATGCGCAGAGCGAACAGGATTGGAAACAGTATTCGCTCTCGCTGCTGATGTTCAGTCTGGCAGGGATGATGGTTACCTATGCAATTCTCCGGCTGCAAAACGCGCTGCCGTTGAATTCTCAGCATCTCGCTGCGGTCGGCAATCATTTGAGTTTCAACACTGCCGCCAGCTTCACCACCAACACCAATTGGCAGAGCTATGCCGGCGAAGCCGTGATGTCCTACTTTTCGCAGATGGTAGCGCTTGCCTCTCACAACTTCTTCTCGGCAGCCGTGGGCATTGCCGTGGCGGCAGCGCTCGTACGGGGCATCTCGCGGGCAACGGCGAAAACTATCGGCAATTTCTGGGTTGACCTCGTACGTGTTAATCTCTATCTGCTCTTGCCGGGTAGCCTGATGCTCGCGCTGATGCTGGTCAGTCAGGGTATGATTCAGAATTTCAAGCCTTACGCGATGGCCACCGTAGTACAGACCACGGCGGCGGACAGCTCCACTGCGCCGGTTCAATCGATTGTGCAGGGGCCTATGGCATCGCAAGTGGCTATCAAGATGCTGGGCACCAATGGCGGAGGCTACACAAATGCCAACGCCAGCCATCCCTACGAGAATCCGACACCGCTCTCGAACTTCCTGCAAATGCTCTCGATCTTCCTTATTCCCGCCGGCTTGACCTATTACTTAGGCCGTATGGTAAAATCGCAACAGCATGGCTGGGCGGTCTGGATTGCAATGGCTCTGCTGTTTTTGGGAGGAGTCTTCGTGGCGTGGCACACAGAGGCGGGGGGGAACCCGCGCCTGTCCGCATTAGGGATTGATCCTGCCGGGGGAAACATGGAAGGCAAAGAGGTGCGCTTCGGCATCTTCAACAGCGCTCTCTTTGCGACGATCACCACAGATGCGTCCTGTGGTGCCGTCAACGCGACGCACGATTCCTTTACGCCACTTGGCGGTCTTGTGCCGCTATTCAATATCCAACTTGGCGAAGTCGTTTTTGGCGGAGTAGGATCCGGGCTGTACGGGATGCTGCTCTACGTTATTCTGGCAATCTTCATTGCGGGGCTGATGGTTGGACGTACCCCCGAGTATCTGGGGAAGAAGATTGGAGCCTCCGAGGTCAAACTGGCAGCCATCGGCATCCTTGTGCCGGTGGTTTCGACACTCGGCCTTACCGCTTGGGCCGTGATGACAAAATGGGGTGTGGCTGGGCTGAACAACTCCGGCCCGCACGGTCTTGCCGAGATTTTGTATGCGTTTTCCTCGGGCACAGGCAACAATGGCAGCGCCTTTGCCGGACTTGCCACCAACACGCCGTGGTACAACACGCTTCTTGGACTGGCTATGCTGGCCGGGCGCTTTATGATCATCGTTCCGGTGTTGGCCCTGGCGGGCAATCTGGCAGCCAGGAAATCGGTACCCTTGGGGCCCGGCAGCTTTCCGGTTACCGGGCCGACCTTCATCCTGCTGCTGATCGGTACGGTTGTGATCGTCGGCGCTCTCACATTCCTGCCTGTTTTGGCATTAGGTCCCGTTCTGGAACATTTCCAGATGATGCACACGGCTATTCTGTATTGA
- the kdpF gene encoding K(+)-transporting ATPase subunit F gives MSAGGYDMANILLGLLAAGLMIYLLYSLIHPEKF, from the coding sequence ATGTCTGCGGGAGGCTATGATATGGCCAACATTCTGTTAGGCTTGCTCGCCGCAGGGCTGATGATCTACCTGCTCTATTCCCTGATTCACCCTGAGAAATTCTAA
- a CDS encoding ATP-binding protein, whose amino-acid sequence MFTLKNKLIAGFAGLLAVAIIVSVVGMSVINSYSDALQRVLRENYQSMVYCEGMQAALSKINMALQETIWHEPENTLAAIQTESRIFEQHLTRERSNITLLGEADSVRALTTAWQQLTDGYPALYRIASPESARRAVYSDQLQPLVSRIHDLSQHISDMNLGNMVAVDGQAQVQAEEGKRITYALIAAGMLLALGLLYVTGRSVLQPLSTLTRSIREVQQGNLNLVLHHQHRDEVGQLIGAFNDMAAQLRALKLGEQAKLTRSQQSAQLVLDNLPDAVVVMAPDATVELVNDAARKILGVYPGGTIYSTSAPWVRSLNLNPPRGQSASDMSSPKIKQAFVDGKERFFLPRVVPIQAESKELVGLIVMFIDVTRLRRVSEMENDMVSTVSHELKTPLTSVRMALHLLSDERVGGLNPRQSELVTTAREDAERLFSIVNDLLDVARYESGEATIDLKPVPAQQLVDRAVERSRTVYQQAGVTLHTETPPDLPHVLANDQRIALVFSNLLSNALRFSAPGGNVELAASADEGVVTFAVQDHGSGIPKEDLPRVFDRFYRGKDTAGSEGAGLGLTIAREIVEAHGGQIRVESQIGKGTTFMFTLRCSETGGLQ is encoded by the coding sequence ATGTTTACACTCAAAAACAAACTCATCGCCGGCTTCGCCGGCCTGCTCGCAGTGGCGATCATTGTCAGCGTTGTTGGAATGTCGGTCATTAATTCATACAGCGATGCGCTTCAGCGGGTGCTGCGCGAGAACTACCAAAGCATGGTCTATTGTGAAGGGATGCAAGCCGCCCTGAGCAAGATCAATATGGCGCTCCAGGAAACGATCTGGCATGAGCCCGAGAATACTCTGGCAGCCATCCAGACCGAAAGCCGGATCTTTGAGCAGCATCTCACACGTGAACGCAGCAACATCACCTTGCTGGGCGAGGCGGACTCTGTGCGCGCTCTCACCACCGCGTGGCAGCAACTCACGGACGGCTATCCGGCACTCTACCGAATCGCTTCACCTGAGTCGGCGCGCCGCGCCGTTTATTCGGACCAGTTGCAGCCGCTGGTGTCCCGGATTCATGACCTTTCGCAGCACATCAGCGACATGAATCTCGGCAACATGGTTGCGGTAGACGGCCAAGCACAGGTGCAGGCGGAGGAGGGGAAGCGGATCACGTATGCCCTGATTGCCGCCGGAATGCTGCTTGCTCTGGGTCTGCTCTATGTCACGGGACGCTCCGTTTTGCAACCGTTGAGCACCTTGACGCGCTCCATCCGCGAGGTGCAGCAGGGAAACCTGAACTTGGTGCTGCACCACCAGCATCGAGATGAAGTCGGGCAGCTCATTGGAGCCTTCAATGATATGGCTGCTCAACTCCGGGCGCTGAAGCTCGGCGAACAAGCGAAGCTTACCCGCAGCCAGCAAAGCGCTCAGCTTGTACTGGATAACCTGCCGGACGCGGTCGTGGTCATGGCTCCCGATGCCACTGTTGAACTGGTCAATGACGCCGCGCGCAAAATTCTCGGCGTCTATCCCGGCGGTACCATCTATTCGACGTCCGCGCCGTGGGTAAGATCCCTCAACTTGAATCCACCGCGGGGGCAATCCGCGTCCGACATGTCATCGCCCAAGATCAAACAGGCATTTGTGGACGGCAAAGAGCGTTTCTTCCTGCCGCGTGTGGTTCCGATTCAAGCGGAAAGCAAGGAACTGGTTGGTCTGATTGTCATGTTTATCGACGTCACCCGGCTGCGGCGGGTTTCTGAGATGGAAAACGACATGGTTTCCACGGTATCTCATGAACTGAAAACCCCGCTCACGTCCGTTCGTATGGCGCTTCACCTGTTGTCTGACGAACGCGTCGGCGGTTTGAATCCCCGGCAATCCGAGCTTGTCACTACAGCCAGAGAAGATGCCGAACGGCTGTTTTCCATCGTGAATGATCTGCTGGACGTTGCCCGCTATGAATCCGGCGAGGCGACGATCGATTTGAAACCTGTTCCTGCGCAGCAGCTCGTGGATCGCGCCGTAGAACGGTCACGGACGGTCTATCAACAGGCGGGCGTGACTTTGCACACGGAAACACCGCCGGATCTGCCACATGTGCTGGCAAATGACCAGCGAATCGCGCTTGTCTTCAGTAATCTGCTGTCGAATGCGCTCCGCTTCAGCGCCCCGGGCGGCAATGTGGAGCTGGCGGCCTCTGCGGACGAAGGAGTCGTAACGTTTGCGGTGCAAGATCACGGTTCCGGCATTCCCAAGGAGGACCTGCCGCGGGTGTTCGACCGCTTCTACCGGGGCAAGGACACTGCCGGCTCGGAGGGAGCAGGCCTTGGCCTTACCATCGCCCGCGAAATCGTCGAAGCTCACGGAGGACAAATTCGAGTGGAGAGCCAGATCGGCAAGGGAACCACCTTCATGTTCACCCTTCGCTGTTCGGAAACCGGAGGCCTGCAGTGA
- a CDS encoding HAD family phosphatase: MIPLHRMDYSPFPLGVIFDLDGTLIDSEALHKSLTQEIARSLSYRLSDEEYYVQLGGLCDVDAMKYLLTAARRTRSAEELVALKLGRYLAHLRAGDVKAIPAVVSYVRSLADLGVQLALATNASLTEANAALELLGLSAIIEIRVSIEMVTRGKPASDIPFCAARHMRLLPSQCLVYEDSVHGVQAAVDAGMAVVGIGRHDPWRLLGAGAMRVMADFYGHELPALPHTLTGESCLT, encoded by the coding sequence ATGATCCCCCTGCACCGTATGGACTATTCGCCGTTCCCGCTCGGAGTCATCTTCGATCTGGATGGTACGCTCATAGACAGTGAAGCGCTACACAAGTCGCTCACTCAAGAAATTGCGCGCTCCCTGAGTTATCGGTTGAGCGATGAAGAATATTATGTGCAACTTGGCGGACTCTGCGATGTGGATGCAATGAAATACCTGCTGACGGCGGCGCGGCGCACGCGCTCCGCCGAAGAGCTGGTCGCGCTGAAACTCGGCCGGTATCTTGCGCACCTTCGGGCCGGCGATGTCAAGGCGATCCCTGCGGTGGTGTCTTACGTGAGGAGCCTCGCGGACCTCGGAGTACAGTTGGCCTTAGCCACGAACGCCTCTCTAACGGAAGCGAATGCGGCGCTTGAATTGCTTGGCCTGTCCGCCATCATCGAGATCCGTGTCAGCATCGAAATGGTGACTCGGGGCAAACCGGCGTCGGATATTCCGTTTTGCGCGGCGCGCCACATGCGACTGCTGCCGTCTCAATGCCTGGTCTATGAGGATTCAGTGCACGGTGTTCAGGCCGCCGTCGACGCCGGAATGGCGGTCGTCGGAATAGGCAGGCATGATCCGTGGCGGCTTCTCGGAGCGGGCGCGATGCGAGTGATGGCGGACTTCTACGGCCATGAACTTCCTGCCCTGCCGCACACACTGACCGGTGAATCTTGCCTGACCTGA
- a CDS encoding response regulator, whose protein sequence is MPATSPVPQQPPSKGKILVVDDEDDILEVIRYSLTREGYLVTCAESGESALEAVRKSTPDVILLDLMLPGVDGLEVCRRLKRSPETADIPIIMITAKSEDVDIVVGLECGADDYVIKPFSARVLAARIKTILRKRQTSRSDLGSVLKFRDLVIYPIQHEVRVSSATVDLTVTEFKILVTLARRPGWVFTRDQLVDLARGDNSSVTLRSVDVHIVRLRNKLGVYGDWIETVRTMGYRFRRDNESDEA, encoded by the coding sequence ATGCCAGCAACTTCGCCGGTCCCCCAACAGCCACCCAGCAAAGGTAAAATCCTCGTGGTAGACGATGAAGATGATATTCTCGAAGTCATCCGCTACAGCCTTACCCGGGAAGGTTACCTGGTCACCTGCGCAGAAAGCGGGGAGTCGGCCCTTGAGGCCGTGCGCAAGTCCACCCCAGACGTTATCCTCCTCGACCTGATGCTTCCCGGAGTAGATGGCCTCGAAGTCTGCCGCCGCCTGAAGCGCAGCCCCGAGACTGCGGATATTCCGATCATTATGATTACCGCCAAGAGCGAAGATGTGGATATTGTTGTAGGGTTGGAGTGCGGTGCGGACGACTATGTGATTAAGCCGTTCAGCGCGCGGGTTCTGGCCGCACGGATCAAGACCATTCTTCGCAAGCGCCAGACATCGCGCTCGGATCTTGGCAGTGTGCTGAAATTCCGTGACCTGGTCATCTACCCGATCCAGCACGAAGTCAGGGTCAGCTCTGCCACCGTGGATCTGACCGTTACCGAGTTCAAGATTCTGGTGACGCTGGCCCGGCGTCCCGGCTGGGTCTTCACCCGCGACCAACTGGTGGACCTTGCTCGCGGCGATAATTCGTCCGTGACGTTGCGGTCCGTAGACGTCCATATCGTTCGTCTGCGAAATAAGCTTGGAGTCTACGGCGATTGGATCGAAACGGTCCGCACGATGGGCTATCGCTTCCGCCGTGACAACGAAAGCGATGAAGCCTGA
- a CDS encoding alkaline phosphatase: MKNLFRMFVLSVLLGGLFLAPHSANAEAMKNVILMISDGCGDNEIRATDLYWGAAQTYESFPVRVHMSNYSWNTLQGDPAGYDAAQAWTNFNYMLLRPTDSASAATAMSTGVKNRDNEINVDPLDRHRLFTVTERAKQLGKSAGVITTVEWSHATPAGFAAHNVSRNNYAQIAAEMLDSCNLDVIMGAGHPDFTDNHTPAAAHNYSFVGGQAKWNQLVNGTHPLGWNLIQTRAEFQALQSGPTPERVCGTFQCATTTQQARIPAEGANNPVAPFTVPMNDVPSLAEMSRGAINVLDNNPNGFFLMIEGGAIDWADHADQHGRLIEEETDFNNAVNTVIAWVEANSNWNETMLIVTGDHETGYLWGPNSGAPTTYNTLVDNGAGHVPGMWFYSGNHSNQVIPLFAKGEGSQYFSQLATRFDSRRGAYMDNTDIARVIFGYYDHVLAVELQSYEVSAHDNGVVLNWVTASESKNDHFEVVRDGRTVATVAGLGNSASGHSYSWTDLDVQQGNTYGYSLVAVDVNGSRNDLGTRTVSVNGTGSAVVSRYALYQNFPNPFNPTTQIAFDLPESGFATLKVFNPAGQQVASLVNGNLALGHHTLSFDAANLPSGIYFYKLSAPGFEAARKMLLVK, translated from the coding sequence ATGAAAAATTTGTTCCGGATGTTTGTTCTGTCCGTTTTGCTGGGCGGCCTTTTCCTTGCTCCCCATTCAGCGAACGCGGAGGCCATGAAGAATGTAATCCTGATGATTTCCGATGGCTGCGGCGACAACGAAATTCGCGCCACCGATCTGTACTGGGGTGCCGCCCAGACCTATGAGAGCTTCCCCGTCCGCGTGCACATGAGCAACTACTCCTGGAACACGCTGCAAGGCGATCCGGCGGGATACGACGCCGCTCAGGCATGGACAAATTTCAACTACATGCTGCTCCGTCCCACCGACAGCGCTTCTGCCGCTACGGCCATGTCCACCGGCGTCAAGAATCGCGACAACGAAATCAACGTGGATCCTCTTGACCGCCACCGCCTGTTTACCGTCACCGAGCGCGCCAAGCAGCTCGGCAAGAGCGCCGGCGTCATCACCACCGTCGAGTGGAGCCACGCCACACCTGCCGGCTTCGCCGCGCACAATGTCAGCCGCAACAACTATGCGCAGATCGCCGCCGAAATGCTCGATAGCTGCAACCTCGACGTCATCATGGGCGCCGGCCATCCCGACTTCACCGACAACCACACTCCTGCCGCCGCCCACAATTACAGCTTTGTCGGCGGTCAGGCCAAGTGGAACCAACTGGTCAACGGCACCCACCCTCTGGGCTGGAATCTGATCCAGACCCGCGCCGAGTTCCAGGCGCTGCAGAGTGGCCCCACGCCGGAACGCGTGTGCGGTACTTTCCAGTGCGCGACAACCACGCAGCAGGCTCGCATCCCCGCTGAAGGCGCCAACAATCCCGTCGCGCCGTTCACGGTTCCGATGAACGACGTCCCCTCGCTCGCGGAGATGTCCCGCGGCGCCATCAACGTGCTCGACAATAACCCCAACGGCTTCTTTCTGATGATCGAAGGCGGAGCCATTGACTGGGCCGATCACGCAGACCAACATGGCCGTCTGATTGAAGAAGAGACCGATTTCAATAACGCCGTAAACACGGTTATTGCCTGGGTAGAAGCCAACAGCAACTGGAACGAAACCATGCTGATCGTCACCGGCGACCACGAGACCGGCTACCTCTGGGGTCCCAACAGCGGCGCTCCGACCACCTACAACACGTTGGTCGATAACGGTGCGGGCCACGTGCCGGGCATGTGGTTCTACAGCGGCAACCACAGCAATCAGGTGATTCCCCTGTTCGCCAAGGGCGAGGGCAGCCAGTACTTTTCGCAGCTCGCTACGCGCTTCGATTCCCGGCGCGGAGCGTACATGGACAACACCGATATTGCGCGGGTGATCTTCGGCTATTACGACCACGTTCTCGCCGTCGAACTGCAGTCGTATGAAGTCTCCGCGCACGACAACGGTGTGGTGTTGAACTGGGTTACTGCCTCCGAGAGCAAGAATGACCATTTCGAAGTCGTCCGTGACGGTCGAACCGTCGCTACGGTCGCCGGCCTCGGCAATTCCGCCAGCGGCCACAGCTATTCGTGGACGGACCTTGACGTGCAGCAGGGCAATACCTATGGCTACTCGCTGGTCGCGGTGGACGTGAACGGCTCGCGCAACGATTTGGGGACCCGCACGGTAAGCGTCAACGGAACCGGCTCGGCGGTGGTTTCCCGCTACGCGCTCTACCAGAATTTCCCGAACCCCTTTAATCCCACGACGCAGATTGCCTTTGACCTGCCCGAATCCGGCTTCGCGACGCTGAAAGTCTTCAATCCGGCTGGCCAGCAGGTCGCCTCACTTGTCAATGGAAACCTCGCCTTGGGTCACCACACCCTGAGCTTCGACGCCGCCAATTTGCCTTCGGGGATCTACTTCTACAAACTGTCCGCCCCCGGCTTCGAAGCCGCGCGCAAGATGCTGCTCGTCAAGTAA